One window of Nocardia nova SH22a genomic DNA carries:
- a CDS encoding PLP-dependent cysteine synthase family protein — protein sequence MRYCDRSISREWVDDAVRLIEADAQRSADTHLLRYPLPPEWGVRLYLKDESTHPTGSLKHRLARSLFLYAICNGWVREGTTIVEASSGSTAISEAYFAKLLGLDFVSVVPAKTSPEKIALIEAQGGRCHFVERPPDIYTEAVRLASECDGHYMDQFTYAERATDWRGNNNIAESIYQQMVLETHPIPDWIVVGAGTGGTSATIGRYIRYRRHKTRLAVVDPENSAFYGGYEVGDADYQTGMPSRIEGIGRPRVEPSFIGQVVDRMIEVPDAASIAACRFAGEALGRRVGGSTGTNLWGAFAVIAEMLAAGREGSVVTLLCDGGDRYAGTYFNDEWVAAQGLDPTAAHAVLTEFAATGIWRG from the coding sequence GTGAGGTACTGCGATCGCAGTATCTCGCGGGAGTGGGTCGACGATGCGGTGCGGCTGATCGAGGCCGATGCGCAGCGCAGCGCCGATACCCATCTGTTGCGCTATCCGCTGCCGCCCGAGTGGGGTGTGCGGCTGTATCTGAAGGACGAGTCCACCCATCCGACCGGCAGTCTGAAACATCGGCTGGCCAGGTCGCTGTTCCTGTACGCGATCTGCAACGGCTGGGTGCGCGAGGGGACGACGATCGTCGAGGCGTCGTCGGGTTCGACGGCGATCAGCGAGGCGTATTTCGCGAAGCTGCTGGGTCTGGACTTCGTCTCGGTGGTGCCCGCGAAGACGTCACCGGAGAAGATCGCGCTGATAGAGGCGCAGGGTGGACGCTGCCATTTCGTGGAGCGCCCGCCGGACATCTACACCGAGGCGGTGCGGCTGGCGTCCGAATGCGACGGCCACTACATGGATCAGTTCACCTACGCCGAGCGGGCCACCGACTGGCGCGGGAACAACAACATCGCCGAATCCATCTATCAGCAGATGGTGCTGGAGACCCATCCGATTCCGGACTGGATCGTGGTCGGCGCGGGGACGGGCGGCACCAGCGCGACGATCGGGCGCTACATCCGCTATCGACGGCACAAGACCAGGCTGGCCGTGGTCGACCCGGAGAACTCCGCGTTCTACGGCGGTTACGAGGTCGGCGACGCGGATTATCAGACGGGGATGCCGTCGCGGATCGAGGGAATCGGGCGGCCGCGGGTCGAGCCGTCGTTCATCGGGCAGGTGGTCGATCGGATGATCGAGGTGCCCGACGCGGCCTCGATCGCGGCCTGCCGCTTTGCGGGTGAGGCATTGGGGCGTCGGGTCGGCGGATCCACCGGGACCAATCTGTGGGGTGCGTTCGCCGTGATCGCGGAGATGCTCGCCGCGGGTCGCGAGGGCAGTGTGGTGACGCTGCTGTGCGATGGCGGAGATCGTTATGCGGGAACGTATTTCAACGACGAGTGGGTCGCCGCGCAGGGGCTGGATCCGACCGCGGCGCATGCCGTTCTGACCGAGTTCGCCGCCACCGGTATCTGGCGCGGCTGA
- a CDS encoding Clp protease N-terminal domain-containing protein — MFERFSKAARTAIVLAQEEARELRSPQIDVEHVLLGVVARPDAGVRKILTDNGITAEEIRDRLTTEVADEPLGADDAAALRSIGIDLEAVRDSVQATFGEDVFDEPPAAEKGRGRFRLGGIVNFGHIPFSKDAKKTLELSLREAITRGDDSIEQGHILLGILRAANPTTRELLGGADGIDRVRTAVHEALDRAA, encoded by the coding sequence ATGTTCGAACGATTTTCCAAAGCGGCGCGGACCGCGATCGTGCTGGCCCAGGAGGAGGCCCGCGAATTGCGTTCGCCGCAGATCGATGTCGAGCATGTGCTGCTCGGCGTGGTGGCCCGACCGGATGCCGGAGTTCGAAAGATATTGACCGACAATGGAATCACCGCCGAGGAAATCCGGGATCGGTTGACGACCGAAGTCGCGGACGAACCGCTCGGCGCCGACGATGCCGCCGCATTGAGGTCGATCGGCATCGATCTGGAGGCGGTACGCGACAGTGTGCAGGCGACTTTCGGTGAGGACGTGTTCGACGAGCCGCCCGCGGCGGAGAAGGGGCGCGGCAGATTCCGTCTGGGCGGAATCGTGAACTTCGGCCACATCCCGTTCTCGAAGGACGCGAAGAAGACGCTGGAACTGTCGCTGCGCGAGGCGATCACCCGGGGCGACGACAGTATCGAGCAGGGGCACATCCTGCTCGGCATCCTGCGCGCGGCCAATCCGACGACGCGGGAACTGCTGGGCGGCGCCGACGGGATCGACCGGGTGCGCACCGCTGTCCACGAAGCCCTCGATCGCGCCGCGTGA
- a CDS encoding BTAD domain-containing putative transcriptional regulator — translation MFSDHSGSADTSAHTRPDGRGPALSGIRVAVLGEIALRRDADLVTVPGARARLLVAALAVQPGRSRSAQALIDDVWGEQPPRAPMNALHTQVSRLRSALPEGALEIGPAGYRLLMNSDQVDLSMAQVLEREARQRLESGDSAGCLDRVLRARGLWRGEPGADLPPGPVADEVRELAAARASALDVLELSARESAGDIEGALRVARRSAAVEPLDEPAHATLMRLLATDGRANEALEVFAGLRTRLGEELGTDPGPALVALNTSILRGDQPPPRPAPASAVQRVSSAQHALTPEDRPEPTAALPNTALGLRAAPNPLLGRESDLRELEKLVGEFRVTTVLGPGGTGKTRVANELGLRLSQRLPVTLVELASLRADSEGTPAERMTVTCAEIENAIGAVLGVNEYTRDTNVLRRNPTVDGKRRLREALSLRPMVLILDNCEHLIDAVAEVVADLVGSCEQLTVVATSRAPLAITAETVYPLPPLAIDAQGSPATELFVSRARAVRPSARLDPEVVARLCRTLDGLPLAIELAAARVRAMSVEEIESRLEHRFALLRSGDRSSPERHRTLHAVIEWSWNLLEPEQRVALRRLCRFPGGFTLRAAEFVAGGPDVLDAVAAVDGLVGQSLLTVLADDDAIDTRYRMLETVREFGEEQLSEAGEADLVMDRMCGWAREFVHDAVCAYDGPEQVRVVLSFAAELDNLLSVLRHALDTGDSGTIYTIFGPIAVLWVMRGAHMELMNWAPRVVAVPSPTGARPSGAADLEMLAHVFLAMHLAFADAGLRPLAIIRVRARRLLARDDLRPALRFLAELLCAPVVLGQAVRRLAAGTRVEDEMTRSLALMIRANLRENASYMAGSTRDAKQLLALVDGRDAWGTAMCCQHLGQIASQAARYEEAVGYYRRAAELMRELRCYEESVELSSFLAISMVGTGHLAEARRELELALGIVDDGVGVDEPVTAPNQRKAAVVAGLAELDLAEGHIERGLLAFRRSLELFGWPISVAGPGPGDIIVAAAVLDAHVLNDAVREVPTLALEIVRAAEERLTQFTDLPQIGGAAGALGSYLIHTGGDSRLGAELLAIAQKAVGRQDYSSMHWSRHLAVATERVGAEVIEAGQRAISGMSRHTAAVRFLTLLPDLERLLA, via the coding sequence ATGTTTTCTGATCACAGCGGTTCCGCGGACACGAGCGCGCACACCCGGCCGGACGGCCGGGGTCCGGCGCTGTCCGGAATCCGGGTAGCCGTTCTTGGTGAGATCGCGCTGCGCCGGGACGCGGATCTGGTCACGGTGCCCGGTGCGCGGGCGCGGCTGCTGGTCGCCGCACTGGCCGTGCAGCCGGGCCGCAGCCGCAGCGCGCAGGCGCTGATCGACGACGTCTGGGGTGAACAGCCGCCGCGCGCGCCGATGAACGCGCTGCACACCCAGGTCTCGCGGTTGCGTTCGGCGCTCCCGGAGGGAGCGTTGGAAATCGGCCCGGCCGGTTACCGGTTGCTGATGAACTCCGATCAGGTCGATCTGAGTATGGCGCAGGTGCTGGAACGGGAGGCGCGGCAGCGGCTCGAAAGCGGCGACAGCGCCGGATGTCTCGACCGTGTGCTGCGCGCCCGCGGACTGTGGCGAGGGGAACCGGGCGCCGATCTGCCGCCCGGCCCGGTCGCCGACGAGGTCCGCGAACTCGCCGCGGCCCGCGCGTCGGCGCTGGACGTGCTGGAACTGTCGGCGCGCGAGTCCGCCGGGGATATCGAGGGCGCCCTGCGGGTGGCACGCCGGTCCGCGGCGGTCGAACCACTCGACGAACCCGCCCACGCCACCCTGATGCGCCTGCTCGCCACCGACGGCCGCGCCAATGAGGCGCTGGAGGTCTTCGCGGGGTTGCGGACGCGGCTCGGCGAGGAACTGGGTACGGACCCGGGACCGGCTCTGGTGGCGTTGAACACCTCGATCCTGCGTGGAGATCAGCCACCGCCCCGCCCCGCACCGGCTTCGGCGGTGCAACGGGTCTCGTCCGCACAGCACGCCCTGACACCCGAAGATCGTCCGGAACCCACTGCCGCCCTGCCGAATACGGCCCTGGGGCTGCGCGCTGCGCCCAATCCGCTGCTCGGCCGCGAGAGCGATCTGCGGGAGCTGGAGAAGCTCGTCGGGGAATTCCGGGTGACGACGGTGCTCGGGCCGGGCGGTACCGGAAAGACCCGGGTCGCGAACGAACTCGGCCTCCGGTTGTCTCAGCGATTACCGGTCACCCTGGTCGAATTGGCTTCGCTGCGTGCCGATTCCGAGGGAACGCCCGCCGAGCGCATGACGGTGACCTGTGCCGAGATCGAGAATGCGATCGGTGCGGTCCTCGGTGTCAACGAATACACGCGCGATACCAATGTGCTGCGCCGCAACCCGACCGTCGACGGCAAGCGGCGGTTGCGCGAGGCCCTGTCGCTGCGGCCGATGGTGCTGATTCTGGACAACTGCGAACATCTCATCGACGCCGTGGCCGAGGTGGTCGCCGATCTCGTCGGCAGCTGTGAGCAGTTGACCGTCGTGGCCACCAGCCGCGCCCCGTTGGCGATCACGGCGGAGACGGTATATCCGTTGCCGCCGTTGGCGATCGATGCGCAGGGTTCGCCCGCGACCGAACTGTTCGTCAGCCGGGCGCGCGCGGTGCGGCCCTCGGCGCGACTGGATCCGGAGGTGGTGGCGCGGCTGTGCCGCACCCTCGACGGCCTGCCGCTGGCGATCGAACTGGCCGCCGCCCGGGTGCGGGCCATGAGCGTCGAGGAGATCGAGTCCCGGCTCGAACATCGCTTCGCCCTGCTGCGTTCGGGTGATCGCAGCTCACCCGAACGCCATCGCACCCTGCACGCGGTGATCGAGTGGAGCTGGAATCTGCTCGAACCCGAGCAGCGGGTGGCGTTGCGGCGTTTGTGCCGGTTCCCGGGCGGATTCACCTTGCGCGCGGCCGAATTCGTGGCCGGGGGACCGGATGTGCTGGACGCGGTGGCGGCCGTGGACGGTCTGGTGGGCCAGTCGCTGCTGACGGTCCTGGCCGACGACGATGCGATCGACACCCGCTACCGGATGCTGGAAACCGTCCGCGAATTCGGTGAGGAACAGCTGTCCGAGGCCGGTGAGGCCGATCTGGTGATGGACCGGATGTGCGGCTGGGCAAGGGAATTCGTCCACGACGCGGTGTGCGCGTACGACGGTCCCGAGCAGGTCCGGGTGGTGCTGTCGTTCGCCGCCGAACTCGACAATCTGCTGTCGGTGCTGCGCCATGCCCTCGACACCGGCGATTCCGGCACCATCTACACGATCTTCGGGCCGATCGCCGTGCTGTGGGTGATGCGCGGTGCGCACATGGAGTTGATGAACTGGGCGCCGCGCGTGGTGGCGGTGCCGTCGCCGACCGGCGCGCGCCCATCCGGCGCCGCCGATCTCGAGATGCTGGCCCATGTCTTCCTCGCGATGCATCTGGCCTTCGCCGACGCCGGTCTGCGTCCCCTCGCGATCATCCGGGTGCGGGCCCGCCGCCTGCTGGCCCGCGACGATCTGCGCCCCGCCCTCCGGTTCCTGGCCGAATTGCTCTGCGCGCCGGTCGTTCTGGGGCAGGCGGTGCGGCGGCTCGCCGCCGGTACCCGCGTCGAGGACGAGATGACCCGGTCGCTGGCCCTGATGATCCGCGCGAACCTACGGGAGAACGCCAGTTACATGGCGGGCTCGACCCGCGATGCGAAGCAACTGCTCGCCCTCGTCGACGGGCGCGACGCGTGGGGTACGGCGATGTGCTGTCAGCATCTGGGCCAGATCGCCTCGCAGGCAGCGCGATACGAGGAGGCGGTGGGTTACTACCGCCGTGCCGCGGAGCTGATGCGGGAGCTGCGCTGCTACGAGGAGAGCGTGGAACTGTCCAGCTTCCTCGCGATCTCGATGGTCGGCACCGGACACCTGGCCGAGGCGCGGCGTGAGCTGGAACTCGCACTCGGCATCGTGGACGACGGTGTCGGCGTCGACGAACCGGTGACCGCGCCGAATCAACGCAAGGCGGCGGTGGTCGCGGGGCTCGCCGAACTCGATCTGGCGGAAGGACATATCGAGCGCGGGCTGCTCGCCTTCCGGCGCAGCCTGGAGCTGTTCGGCTGGCCGATCTCGGTGGCGGGCCCCGGACCCGGCGACATCATCGTCGCCGCCGCGGTGCTGGACGCCCATGTGCTCAACGACGCGGTGCGCGAGGTGCCGACGCTGGCGCTCGAGATCGTCCGCGCGGCTGAGGAACGGCTGACCCAGTTCACCGATCTGCCGCAGATCGGTGGTGCGGCGGGTGCGCTCGGCTCCTATCTGATCCACACCGGCGGGGATTCTCGGCTGGGTGCGGAGTTGCTGGCCATCGCGCAGAAAGCGGTAGGGCGCCAGGACTATTCGTCGATGCACTGGAGTCGGCACCTGGCTGTGGCGACCGAACGGGTCGGCGCGGAGGTCATCGAGGCGGGGCAGCGAGCGATATCGGGGATGAGCAGACACACGGCGGCGGTCCGGTTCCTGACGCTGCTGCCGGACCTCGAGCGGTTGCTTGCCTGA
- a CDS encoding DUF3349 domain-containing protein yields MTTGSASPQQPEPAETAPSVLQKVLGWLRAGYPQGVPQSDYVALLAVLHRRLTDYEVHLVVEELVRERAGDDEIARHEIEDAIARVAKELPGEDDIARVASHLAAGGWPLATPTSD; encoded by the coding sequence GTGACCACCGGATCCGCATCACCACAGCAACCCGAACCCGCCGAAACGGCGCCGTCGGTACTGCAGAAGGTCCTGGGCTGGCTGCGCGCTGGATATCCGCAGGGTGTGCCCCAATCGGACTATGTCGCCCTGCTCGCGGTCCTGCACCGCCGCCTCACCGACTACGAGGTGCATCTGGTCGTCGAGGAGCTGGTCCGCGAACGCGCCGGTGACGACGAGATCGCCCGGCACGAGATCGAGGACGCCATCGCCCGAGTTGCCAAGGAGCTGCCGGGCGAGGACGATATCGCTCGAGTGGCCTCACACCTGGCAGCTGGTGGCTGGCCGCTGGCGACACCGACGTCGGATTGA
- a CDS encoding daunorubicin resistance protein DrrA family ABC transporter ATP-binding protein, whose protein sequence is MTSYAPAEALAIEADGLVKVFGEQRAVDGVSLAVPQGAVYGVLGPNGAGKTTTIRMLATLLRPDGGRARIFGRDVVAEPTAVRSLIGVTGQYASVDEKLSATENLMIFSRLLGLSRTDAKRKSAELLEEFGLTEAANKALENFSGGMRRRLDLAASLIATPPLLFLDEPTTGLDPRTRAQMWETIRRLVREGATVLLTTQYLDEADQLADRIAVIDRGKVIADGTSDELKSSVGQSALQITVADRTRIEQARTVIGDFLSRAEGKLVEAAISPEAGRITAPLSDPGVTADLLIRLRDNDVRVDEITVSKPSLDEVFFAITGHGAESEDTAAESETDAA, encoded by the coding sequence ATGACTTCTTACGCACCTGCTGAAGCACTCGCCATCGAGGCGGACGGGCTGGTCAAGGTCTTCGGGGAACAGCGGGCCGTCGACGGCGTGAGCCTGGCGGTGCCGCAGGGCGCCGTCTACGGCGTGCTCGGTCCGAACGGGGCCGGTAAGACCACCACCATCCGCATGCTCGCCACCCTGCTGCGGCCCGACGGCGGCCGGGCCCGGATCTTCGGCCGCGACGTGGTGGCCGAACCGACCGCGGTCCGCTCGCTCATCGGCGTCACCGGGCAGTACGCCTCGGTCGACGAAAAGCTCAGCGCCACCGAGAATCTGATGATCTTCTCCCGGCTGCTCGGGCTCAGCCGCACCGACGCCAAGCGCAAATCGGCCGAACTGCTCGAGGAATTCGGCCTCACCGAGGCCGCGAACAAGGCCCTGGAGAACTTCTCCGGCGGTATGCGGCGCCGGCTCGATCTGGCGGCCAGCCTGATCGCGACCCCGCCGCTGCTGTTCCTCGACGAGCCCACCACCGGCCTGGATCCGCGCACACGCGCCCAGATGTGGGAGACCATCCGCCGCCTGGTCCGCGAGGGCGCGACCGTGCTGCTGACCACGCAGTATCTGGACGAGGCCGATCAGCTGGCCGATCGCATCGCGGTCATCGACCGCGGCAAGGTCATCGCCGACGGCACCTCCGACGAGCTCAAGAGTTCGGTCGGCCAGTCGGCCCTGCAGATCACCGTCGCCGACCGCACCCGGATCGAACAGGCCCGCACCGTGATCGGGGACTTTCTCTCCCGCGCGGAGGGCAAGTTGGTCGAAGCCGCCATCTCGCCCGAGGCCGGGCGGATCACCGCACCGCTCAGCGATCCGGGCGTCACCGCCGATCTGCTGATCCGGCTGCGCGACAACGATGTTCGCGTCGACGAGATCACCGTGAGCAAGCCGAGCCTGGACGAGGTGTTCTTCGCCATCACCGGCCACGGCGCCGAATCCGAGGACACAGCAGCCGAATCCGAGACCGACGCGGCGTGA
- the menE gene encoding o-succinylbenzoate--CoA ligase has protein sequence MPTGAALGDIMPHLRAALEGNGPAWLPIPTGDRRESHRLSSALRPGEPIDDDVALVVTTSGTTGVPKGAMLTSAALRASGDATHERLGGPGQWLLALPTHHIAGVQVLLRSIQAGTEPVVLDVSGGFLPGGLATAVAGMTGDRRYTSLVPTQLIKALDDPVGVQALAALDAVLVGGAATPQPVLDRARAAGITVVRTYGMSETCGGCVYEGVPLRGAEVRIEDGRVLLGGAMLAKGYRGIPDHPAFAEPGWFRTDDAGTFDNGVLTITGRLDEAIMTGGLLVIPQVVEAVLATHPAINEAVVLGLPDARLGQRVAVAVVPNPGATPTLDELRAHVVAELDPIAAPRELAIVEEIPMRGPGKPNRVKLREHLLEQITH, from the coding sequence ATGCCCACCGGAGCCGCGCTGGGCGACATCATGCCGCATCTGCGTGCGGCACTGGAGGGCAACGGTCCGGCGTGGCTGCCGATCCCCACCGGCGATCGCCGGGAATCCCATCGCCTGTCCAGCGCATTGCGCCCCGGCGAACCGATCGATGACGATGTGGCCCTGGTGGTTACGACCTCCGGCACCACCGGCGTGCCCAAGGGCGCGATGCTCACCTCCGCCGCCCTGCGCGCCAGCGGTGACGCCACCCACGAACGCCTCGGCGGTCCCGGACAGTGGCTGCTGGCCCTGCCGACCCATCACATCGCCGGTGTGCAGGTGCTGTTGCGCAGTATCCAGGCCGGTACCGAACCGGTCGTACTCGATGTGTCCGGCGGTTTCCTGCCCGGCGGGCTGGCGACCGCGGTCGCGGGTATGACCGGAGACCGCCGCTACACCTCACTGGTGCCGACCCAGCTGATCAAGGCCCTCGACGATCCCGTCGGCGTCCAGGCGCTCGCGGCCCTGGACGCGGTGCTGGTCGGCGGCGCCGCCACCCCGCAACCGGTGCTCGACCGGGCCCGGGCGGCCGGAATCACCGTGGTCCGCACCTACGGGATGAGCGAGACCTGCGGTGGTTGCGTCTACGAGGGCGTCCCGCTGCGCGGTGCCGAGGTGCGGATCGAGGACGGTCGCGTACTGCTCGGCGGCGCCATGCTCGCCAAGGGCTATCGCGGCATCCCCGATCATCCCGCCTTCGCCGAACCCGGCTGGTTCCGCACCGATGACGCCGGGACCTTCGACAACGGCGTGCTGACCATCACCGGACGGCTGGACGAGGCCATCATGACCGGCGGACTGCTGGTGATCCCCCAGGTGGTCGAGGCCGTCCTGGCCACCCATCCGGCGATCAACGAGGCCGTCGTGCTGGGCCTGCCCGATGCCCGGCTGGGCCAGCGGGTCGCCGTCGCGGTGGTACCGAATCCGGGGGCCACGCCGACCCTGGACGAGTTGCGCGCGCACGTGGTCGCCGAGCTCGATCCGATTGCCGCACCCCGGGAGCTGGCGATCGTGGAAGAGATCCCGATGCGCGGCCCTGGCAAGCCCAACCGCGTGAAGTTACGCGAGCACCTGCTCGAGCAGATCACGCACTGA
- a CDS encoding helix-turn-helix domain-containing protein, producing MSEATTLAAAAGSPDPQVGLRAVLALRRLLERLEAIQVANARKQGWSWQAIADALEVSRQAVHQKYNRRGGIR from the coding sequence ATGAGTGAGGCAACAACGCTGGCAGCCGCCGCCGGAAGTCCCGACCCGCAGGTCGGGTTGCGGGCGGTCCTGGCTCTGCGGCGCTTGCTCGAGCGACTGGAGGCGATTCAGGTGGCCAATGCGCGCAAGCAGGGCTGGTCCTGGCAAGCCATCGCCGACGCGCTCGAGGTGAGCCGGCAGGCGGTCCATCAGAAGTACAACCGGAGAGGCGGAATTCGCTGA
- a CDS encoding phage holin family protein produces MALLLRLAINALAIWLAAAWIGGIELKDPPDSGTGGKILVVVCVAVVFGLVNALIKPIVKLLSLPLVIVTLGLFLLVINALMLWLTAKITETTDYGLRIDGFWAALAGAVIVTVVNWVLGILVPEGGRD; encoded by the coding sequence ATGGCTCTTCTGCTTCGCCTGGCGATCAACGCACTCGCGATCTGGCTCGCCGCGGCCTGGATCGGTGGAATCGAACTGAAGGATCCGCCCGATTCGGGTACCGGCGGCAAGATTCTGGTCGTGGTCTGTGTCGCGGTCGTCTTCGGACTGGTCAACGCGCTGATCAAACCGATCGTGAAGTTGCTGTCCCTGCCGCTGGTGATCGTGACGCTGGGTCTGTTCCTGCTGGTGATCAACGCGCTGATGCTGTGGCTGACCGCCAAGATCACCGAGACCACCGACTACGGCCTGCGGATCGACGGATTCTGGGCGGCGCTGGCCGGTGCGGTCATCGTCACGGTGGTCAACTGGGTGCTCGGCATTCTCGTGCCGGAGGGCGGCCGGGACTGA
- a CDS encoding DUF4229 domain-containing protein, translating to MSEASRPDDAASDRAPASAGRRLAGNLALYTLARLALVAVIAAIILVVANLVHVDIPLIVALLFALVVAMPLSLVLFKKLRTRVNEDIAAVDAKRRNDKANLRARMRGEEGR from the coding sequence GTGAGTGAAGCATCCCGACCCGACGACGCCGCGAGCGATCGGGCCCCGGCCTCGGCGGGGCGGCGGCTCGCAGGCAACCTGGCGCTGTACACCCTGGCGCGATTGGCGCTGGTCGCGGTGATCGCCGCGATCATCCTGGTGGTGGCGAATCTGGTGCATGTGGACATCCCGCTGATCGTCGCGCTGCTGTTCGCGCTGGTCGTCGCGATGCCGCTGTCGCTGGTGCTGTTCAAGAAGCTGCGTACCCGGGTGAACGAGGACATCGCCGCGGTCGATGCGAAGCGCCGCAACGACAAGGCGAACCTGCGCGCGAGGATGCGGGGCGAGGAGGGGCGGTGA
- a CDS encoding 1,4-dihydroxy-2-naphthoate polyprenyltransferase — protein MASAAQWLEGARPRTLPNAIAPVLVGTGAAASLDAAVWWKALLSLLVSLALIIGVNFANDYSDGIRGTDDERVGPLRLVGSGLASPAAVRGAAFACLGVGAIFGLILVFTTAWWLLLIGAACLAGAWFYTGGSKPYGYSGFGEIAVFVFFGLIAVLGTEFVQAERVEWAGLVGAVAVGAFSSAVLVTNNLRDIPTDSVTGKTTLAVKLGDTRTRTLHLVLMAVPFIATLALTVRTPWALAGLLAIPLAVRSNAPVRGGEQGPGLIPSLRDTGLAMLAWSLLTALALSIG, from the coding sequence ATGGCTAGTGCTGCACAATGGCTCGAAGGCGCCCGTCCGCGGACGTTGCCCAATGCGATCGCCCCGGTCCTGGTCGGAACCGGCGCGGCAGCGTCACTGGATGCCGCGGTGTGGTGGAAGGCGCTGCTGAGCCTGCTGGTCTCGCTGGCCCTGATCATCGGCGTGAACTTCGCCAACGACTACTCCGACGGAATTCGCGGCACCGACGACGAGCGGGTCGGACCGCTGCGGCTGGTCGGTTCGGGACTCGCGAGTCCCGCCGCGGTCCGCGGCGCGGCCTTCGCCTGCCTCGGCGTCGGCGCGATCTTCGGACTGATCCTGGTGTTCACCACCGCGTGGTGGCTACTGCTCATCGGCGCCGCCTGCCTGGCGGGCGCCTGGTTCTACACCGGTGGCAGTAAGCCCTACGGCTACAGCGGTTTCGGTGAGATCGCGGTCTTCGTCTTCTTCGGCCTGATCGCGGTGCTGGGCACCGAGTTCGTGCAGGCCGAGCGGGTCGAATGGGCCGGTCTCGTCGGCGCCGTCGCCGTCGGCGCCTTCTCCAGCGCGGTGCTGGTGACCAACAATCTGCGCGACATCCCCACCGATTCGGTGACCGGGAAGACCACCCTCGCGGTGAAACTCGGCGATACCCGCACCCGCACACTGCATCTGGTGCTGATGGCGGTGCCGTTCATCGCCACGCTGGCACTGACCGTGCGCACCCCGTGGGCACTGGCCGGACTGCTCGCGATTCCGCTGGCCGTCCGATCCAATGCCCCGGTGCGCGGCGGTGAGCAGGGACCCGGTCTGATTCCGTCGCTGCGCGACACCGGCCTCGCCATGCTGGCGTGGTCACTGCTGACCGCGCTGGCGCTGAGCATCGGCTGA
- a CDS encoding ABC transporter permease, with the protein MTTTLPAPGTTGRHAARASIPDVSNHISLRQTIANSMTMAYRGILKIKHNPEQLFDVTIQPILFTALFAYIFGGAIGGSVHAYLPVLIPGILVQTVVLTSVVTGTQLREDMDKGVFDRFKSLPIARVSALAGALVADMVRYGLATTLTVVVGLILGYRPAGGVVGVVVAGLVVVFCSFAVSWIWALVGVTGKSAASVQGISMMIMFPLTFMSGAFALVSTMPGWMQAINKANPVYYMVNSCRELMNGNVYSSNLLWCLVGSVVVIAIFAPLAIRAYMRRA; encoded by the coding sequence GTGACCACCACACTTCCCGCTCCCGGTACCACCGGGCGGCACGCCGCGCGTGCATCGATTCCCGATGTGAGCAACCACATTTCGCTCCGCCAGACCATCGCCAATTCGATGACGATGGCCTACCGCGGCATCCTCAAGATCAAACACAATCCGGAACAGCTGTTCGATGTCACCATCCAGCCGATCCTGTTCACGGCGCTGTTCGCCTACATCTTCGGCGGCGCGATCGGTGGCAGCGTGCACGCCTATCTACCGGTGCTGATTCCGGGCATCCTGGTCCAGACGGTCGTGCTCACCTCGGTCGTCACCGGCACCCAGCTCCGTGAGGACATGGACAAAGGCGTCTTCGATCGCTTCAAATCCCTTCCCATCGCCCGGGTTTCGGCCCTGGCCGGTGCGCTGGTCGCCGATATGGTGCGCTACGGCCTGGCGACCACCCTCACCGTGGTGGTCGGCCTGATCCTCGGCTATCGGCCCGCGGGCGGTGTGGTCGGTGTCGTCGTCGCCGGACTGGTCGTCGTGTTCTGTTCGTTCGCCGTGAGCTGGATCTGGGCTCTCGTGGGTGTCACCGGTAAGAGCGCCGCTTCGGTGCAGGGCATCTCGATGATGATCATGTTCCCGCTGACCTTCATGTCGGGCGCGTTCGCACTCGTCAGCACCATGCCGGGCTGGATGCAGGCCATCAACAAGGCCAATCCCGTGTACTACATGGTGAATTCGTGCCGCGAACTGATGAACGGCAACGTGTACAGCAGCAATCTGCTGTGGTGCCTGGTCGGATCCGTCGTGGTGATCGCGATCTTCGCACCGCTGGCCATCCGAGCCTACATGCGCCGGGCATAG